The DNA region CTTAGTACAAACTGGATCAGAGAGCAGtgtggtcacatttttgcagTAGCCACTCTGGacttaagtgttcaaataaacctTTATCCATATTCTCTTTATTAGGGATGTAACAATGTCCAAATCTCATGGTATGATATTTTCACAATATGCATTTCACTGATAGTTAGTGCAAAATGATTATGAAAATGCTGCTTTTTCCTTCACAAACCTTTGGAATTATTCGGATTAGGACAGAACCAATCTAAAAGTGcttaataacagttatttcttcatttaGTCTGCAGCGAACCAGAGCACAGGATCATGGTTTATGTagtttcctgtttttgttttgttttttttaataacaacaCCATAACAATCAATTTAAACGAGACTATTGTTATTTGATATATTGTGATGGcccatcatgtttttgtaagacTTTTGACGATACAGTATCACAATATTTcagttattgttacatccctacaCTTTATGCATATGGAGGTATAACTATATGTCTCCACATGCATAAAGAGGCATATAGTAATGCCCCCATAACTATATCCAAATTATCAGCTAGAGGCTCCTCTGCTGGAGTGCAAATATTGCCCATTATATTGGTTTATATCTATCCAAAACATTCTTGTCTCACtgaagatgtttctgttttggctgaaatatttcagaaaattgtataaaacatattttttggcAATGCAAtgtctgtaattgaataaattaaatatgcCAAGTTTATaccatattgtgtaacattccaggcaaaacactaACATTTTCTTGAGACtgacatagtgtacctttttaTTAGAAGAAATACACTCCAATACAATCTCAACCAACAAAATAATGCAAAGAGATGATTACTATTAGGTTACTATGACACCTGTatgttcagtccatgttgtTGTGCTTACAGTGTCTCTTTTTCAGCTGTGGGACCTGGGAGCAGGCAAAGCCATCACTGAGTTCAAGGCTCACTCTGGAGCTGTTAACATCGTCAAGTTTCATCCAAATGAGTATTTGCTGGCCTCAGGCAGCGCAGACAGGTGAGCGCCTCCTGTTGATGGGTTTGGGTTGGACCTGTTTTCAGattacaaaactacaaaacatcaGAGGTTAGTTAAACTGCCCAGTATTAAAAAGAGTTTTGACAAAATTATGAACACATTTAATGACTTCTGTCTTCATTCATTGTCTTCATCCATCCCATTTGTCTTTTAACCTAAATGTTGCCTAAACCTAAAATGTAAGTCATTGTGATAAAAACCTGACAAAGCAACCCTCCCACAGTTGTAATGAACTGAATATTTATATGTAGCTGAAcggactaaaataaataaatgaataataataataatagtaatacatgaataataataataataatgatgatgatgatgatgatgatgatgatgatgatgatgatgatgatgatgatgtgtaactgtgtgaatgatacaataaaatataaattaaataataaaataattgtgatcCCCATGCTTCTTGTTACAGGACAATAAAGCTCTGGGACCTGGAGAAGTTCTCGATGGTTGGCTCGTTGGAGGGAGACACCAGTGCGGTCAGGTCTGTGTTTATGTGTAATATTGTATACATTTACAAAGCATATTCTGGTTTATAGATGTACTGTACAATTACACCAGAGCTTTATGGGCCTGTACCCCTTTCCTCCTATTTCTCAAACAGGGACAGCGAAAGAATGATGTTTATGAAAGCTTAGCCCCTGTATTAAACTTTTCCtccactctgtcctctcttctcagGTGTGTGTTCTTCAGTCCGGACGGGGCTTGTCTCTATAGTGGCTCCTCTGACACTCTCAGGGTTTTCGGGTGGGAGCCAGATCGCTGCTTCGACGTGGTGTCTGTGGGCTGGGGCAAAGTGTCCGATCTCTCCATCTGTAACCAACAACTGGTGAGGAGCTCTGAGGAAGCAAAAGTATAACATAAGTCTGTTTCAACCTGGAAAGACTCAGACAGACTCGAAAGAGTCGAAAAGTATTAGTAGGTTTCATTGAATAAGTTCTCTTTGGTGCTCAGACCCCGGCAGAAAACATTGTGATGAAGGGAGTGCCAGTTAGATGACCTTTAGTCTTCCCCCCAAGGCCTGTACACTGGAGGTGGTAGAGGTGAGGCTGAGGCAGGTGAAGGGACAATGAAATAATGGGAAGCCGAGGGGGTTCCGGTTGGCAGATGGGGCGCAGCACAAACTGAAGTGGCCATACATCTGCATCAGGGGTTTAAATTGGGCAGATTAGGCACTGGATGAAGAACAGGGCCGGCGAAGTGCGGGGAGTGGGGAGCAGGTAAACTCTTGAGAGTGGTGAGTAAACAGGAGTGCAGTTAGGTCTTCCAGCTTGAATTTATGCTAGGTCCATATAACATCATCTTGAACATGAGCTGTAACAAGGCCTTTGTCATAGTTAGCAATTGATCGATGTGGGTTTTCTCATGGTCAATACGGATAGTTTAGAATCCAGTGCAGCTGATGGCCGGTAAACTCTGCTGATGTGATTGGTTGATAATATGTAGGGCAGGTTTGATTATCTTCCCCAAATTATGAGTTGAAATTACAATAAACCAACAAACCCATAAGAGAGCTTTAGTCAGGTGGTCTGCTGAGCTAACATATCAGCCCAtgttggagatttaaggccgatactCTATACACTTAAAAGTGTATCAGTTTAAAATATCGGCCAACTGATCTAGTCATAGTTGAACTGTTCCAGCAGAGTCTTGGACTAAGAGTAAAGTCTATTGTTCTTCTTTTTAGTGACTGGGTAAATGAGGAGAACAGCACACTCAAAGAGGGatgcataaaaaaaatgctattgACATTATTATTTGGCTGTTAGCTGTTGATTAAATTGGATGCCATACTTTCAAATCTAATAACATAATCATCAATTAAAATATAGATTATGAATTATGAAAACATGCATAATACTGTAACAGCACTGTAACACAAGAGCAAGTACAATtatgtttcatttatgttttatttaaaatcataacctctttattatatttattgtagGCAGGAGTAATAATGCAGTTTATTTTCCTTCAGATCGGAGCATCCCATCAGCTCTCCACTGTCTCCACGTTCGTTGTGGATCTAAAGAGAGTAAAGAACAGCGGCGGAGCTGTGATCCAGGGAATCATCCAGGACGACCAGCCACTGTCCGCCCCAAGCGAACCCAAAGGAGGAGTGCTGAGACGCAGCTACGAGAGGCCCACCACCTCCTGTACTACCCAGAGGTACAGGGAGGGGCAGTTCAGTCTTTCAATACCCTGCATTATGTCCAAATACACTTAACTTATTTTGCACTTTATTAATACACAGTttacaaagtgctgcacaacaaaagaataataaaaaacagaaagtcATTGTCTGTAAAATCAAACtatttgtattgattttgtGAAGTGGATTAAGCATTTACCCACCAACTAATCATCCACCATGTGCATATTGTGAACAAGCCCTCGGGTTCAAACATGGCCGCCCATTTAAGTGAAGGAGTCGAGCTCAGTGGTGCGTGACACACACTACTGTGTATGGTTAGTGGGCTACACTTTCACCAGATGTACCAAACAGCTAAGGCACACAACATGCGCCACGGAATTTGGCACGTTCACTTCAATGGGAGACCATGTTTGAGATAGTAGTTAGATATTATAGATTAATATAGAATTCAATTATGGGCTGGCTAGTTGTGGCAGGAAGGGCATCGGGTGTAAAAACAgggaatgtgtgtgtttagggtGAAGAAGAACTCAGAGGGGGACAGACACAGTCCAGAGGGAGAGCGGTGCAGTCCCAGTGAAGATGAAGGAGACGAGAAACTGTCTTCAGCCGAAATCCACAATGCAGATGACTACAAGGAGATCTTCCAGCCCAAAAATGCCATCTGTACGTATGGTctgtacagagtacagagtaatTGCATAGTTTATatgaagtgtttgtgtttttacagctcGAACTCCTCCAAAGTTTTCTGAACCTTTTCCTGCTCCACCTGAAGATGGTAAGAGCTAACAGAGCCATCACAAGGGATCAGTAAAGTGTACCTTTATAGATTTCACATTTATATTTCTTCTATACTTCTCTATTCTTCTATAGAAACTGTTCTGGGGATAAGTTGCAAAATGAAACACATCGCTCCATTTTCTGAAAAGCAACAAGTGAGTAAagacctaaataaataaataatgattaaatgaatgaataaatgaatgaatgaatgaaggaaGGCAGGCAGGCCGGCTGGCCGGCCGGCCGGCCagcccaggacacgctggaggggctATGTCTCTTGGCAGGcttgggaatgccttggggtcccaccggatgAGCTGGAGGAACTGTCTAGGCTGAGGGAAGCCTGGGAGTCCCCACatggactgctgcccctgcgacccagtcctggataagtggaagaggATGAATGGAGAGatggaataaataaatgcattttgtcaAAGGTCTACATCAAATTTTAAGTGAACCTGACACaagccagattgatatgtgtagcccTCTTGATTTGACCTAATGTAACTACAGTTCTATGAATCCCATTCTATGATTTTCACTGGAAGCAGAATGTTCAAACAAATTCTTCAAACTGTGCAATTTATCACAACAGAGGAACGAGCACCTTTGAGAAATCCAGTTGCAAATGCGAATACACTGTCTATGTTTTATATTGTCAGGTTCCTCCAATCGCTCAGTCCACTCCAGTGCAGCGAGTGGAGCCCACAGTAGTGTCGTGGACAAAGCGCTCCCCTCCTCCAGCTGATCCCCCCACGGCCTGGCCCCCTTCTCCACCTGTCGCCTCTGCACCTGTCGCCTCTGCACCTGtcgcctctgctcctgtcacctctGCTCCTGTTCCCTCAGCACCTGTCACAATACCTGCTCCAGGTGTCACCAAAACCAGACCTCACCCTCCTCCACAGCACCACCCACCCAAAATCATCCTCAGCTCCAGGAACGAACCCATTGGACTCAACGTGGCTGACTTTCTGCCTGTGCGTAAATCCTAGCGAATGATTAATGcatggtttattttgtttgtgtctcaaggctaacctaatgctaattttaaggcataaaaaatatcaaaacaacacactaaactgaagtattctacataaaatatatagtgtagtctttattttaattaatctgaATTTGAAtaagttgtttgttttattttctgattttaataaaagtaactgttaGATTTGAGACACAGTTAGCTAGGTAACGTGCTGCTGTGGACAGAGCTTATCATTTCAGTTGCTGAAATAATGAGCTGTGACTGaaatatatacttttgtttagtgttttgttttgttttttaatcatgatgaaatagttaaaaatagttgttgtttgttttaggcCTCTGCCAATAACCGTCCTGGGGGCCTGAGTGAGGAGGAGGCTCTGTCTCAGATAAAGAAAGGTCACGACACCATGTGCGTGATGCTCAGCAGCCGACATAAGAACCTGGAGACGGTGAGAGGCGTCTGGGCCAGAGAAGACATTAAGGTAAATACTGTTGTAGACCTTATACAACACTATGAGAATGAAAAAACATACTGTAACTGTAATGTACACCGTCTGAGGACACGGGAATCACTGGCTTTAAGATTGTAGAATGTGCTGAGGTCATACTCCCAGTTTACCtgttgattacactgtactttgtcaAATGCTGAACCTAACACTGTATTATTGACTAGACCTAAAAGCTCACTCAATTACAACTAAATCAGGATTTTAACAATCCAACAATTTTAGTTGtccccatctgtgttaaatattattggtatATAGAAtgttgatgtcatctgaaacacagcaataaaCCATACAAGCCTATGAAAGGACATCAAGGTAACGCCATACTGTTGCCCTGTGATAAACCATAATACAAATTGACTGAGCACCCAACTAACAACTGCAATaagtatgtatttaaaaacactggactGTAAGCGCTCTACAGAGCACTTCATGCTTAAACACATTAGCCTACTTGTTTGTTGTTGCCAAATAAAAAGCCATGTGAGTATCTCTGTCCTGAATATTTGCATCCCTCTaaactttttttaatagttGTTATAATTTGCGAATTTAGGTCATGCAACCTTCacccaaaataaatatttctcaCTTGTGCTCCACAGAGAGCTCTGGACACAGCTGTTTCTATGAACGACTTGGCTATTGTCGTGGACATCCTCAACATTATCAACCTGCAGCCGTCAGTCTGAGAAATAAAACCACACACTTCTATATTATCAAGAGAAAGTTTTATTTAATCACTAAAGTATCTTGTCACTGATTCTAGGGCAATTTGGAAGCTGGATTTATGCATGACTGTTCTTCCTCAAATCGACAAACTACTGCAGAGCAAATATGAaaggtaacacatttatatatttgatatgTAGTTAAACAGTGCAAAAGTTAAATCTCTGTTCATATGGACCAAAGAGCCTGTTGTGGGGTGCGTTCTATCTTGAGCTCagatatagacttggtttagtcctagtctagtcctggtttaactttgggtttagtcctagttttaatGTGGTCTATGTGGAAGTGTGAACGTTTCCTTATACAGTGTCTCAGTTACATGAGATTCTAAAAGTACAGCCTCTTttgaaacatgtatttttactcagTGAAGCGTATAATCCTGTGTTTCTGTCAGTTACATGCAGACTGGCTGCACGTCCCTAAAGCTCGTCATGAGGCACTTCTGGTCCCTGATCTCAGACACGCTAAAGGCCACTCCGTCAGTTGGAGTCGACATCACAcgagaggagaggtgagttaCGCTTATATGGGGACATTTAGCTGAGCAGAAAATGTCAAAcccttttatttttaatgattcacAATTAATTATTGCATCTGGTAGGTCTCAGGTTCTTTTCCCAGATTGTGTAGGGTTTTTGCTCTTAAGTTTTCAGGTTTTCAAACTGTAGGTGTAGGAACTGTGGAGTAACTAACCAGGAACTTTTTGGTAATACGTACAGTACAACACTTgcgtttgttatttttttatttcattttattcattcttttaGACAGGGGTGGGTTCTTCTTAGAAACTGGGGATTGCAGGAATTTAAAGCTACGATCTGTAAATAGACTGGACAACCCGcttctgttgtattctcacttatcaccactagatgctatctgggtaagggttaggattaggattaGGTTCAAGAACAATTAATTTGGTTACATTAAGGGCTTTGGGACACGAATGCTGGTCCCGCTCATAACAAAATGTCGAACATTTAGGGAGTCCCACAGGGAACTCGCCTTGCCTCCTGGTTCatggacaataaaaaaaaatgcaaaggcTCAAACCCTTAACCCTAATAATTTAAGGCAAACTTTGATACTTTGTCTCGTTTTAGACACCAGAAGTGCCGTGTGTGTTGTAAGCAGCTAAAGAACCTCAGTAACATTGTCAAAAACAAGTCTTCGTACGTTGGTCGCCATGGCAGCGTCTTTAAAGAGCTGCAGCTCCTGATGGCTCCTCTCGATGACGCACTTTGAGACGActgaaaaatgaaactaaaactggagtaaaagaaaaatatctatGAAATAACAACTGGAGATTCAGGCTCTTCCAGAAGTTTGGTTGTGGAAGCTAAAGACAATTTATGTGGACCacctttttttccattttgatcACTGTGATTTGTGCCTGCTACGGTCAGCTGAAGACggattttaaaacaaaagccTTAGAAAGGCTTGTATGTATGGAGTGTGAAGAATGTTAAATCTTATTTTGAAATGCATTCCCACTAATGTTGCACTTATGAAGTTTGGTTCTAGTTATGTAAACTATTAAAATTCCATCAAACTGACTACACCAGTTGGTAATATTTCATAATAACATTGCATCTTTGTACAATTATTAAGTGCTACTTCTAGCAGATATTAAGAATTGCCTAAATGCCTACTGATATGCATCACTATGAGAAGTAAAATTATATTCAAAGTGTGTGCTTGCCATTCCAtagagaggttattgctttgcctggaatgttccacagtatggcattaaaaaaaaaaaaaaacgtgtgacCTTTGCCTGGGGGGTTCACTTGCttgtagataagtttaatgccatactgtggaacattcttggcaaagcagtaacatctccacagacatgCAGGTAgaaaccctccatcagaaatgttacacagtgcaacctCCAGTGTCAAAATATCACAGTTGAaaatttgcagctgatgtcatcaacattgccTGGGGGGGTGAAGCTAGCTTGATGCACTGTTctatctgaagctctgttaatcAACTTAGGTCTATACAGTccgattaaagtctaacttagctggaactacaacagctgaACTGATTTATGCTTccaaacaagtccctctcaaataacattacagctttggcattagccaacagtttttcagtgagttactctgacctttttgttgaaaatcaaacatccaATCAAaatcacctaaacaggaccatgaatgttttcaaacaattaaaaaatttATCAGGCAGTGTTTGCTGAAGTGGGTGTTGTGTCACCATCGTAACTGCTGAATAGTTCTCCATAGACATGCATGCAGAACACcgccagcgtgatgtcactacaacgtatcattttatttgtagccTTAAATAGCTTTACACTTACTTGTACAATGCAGTTGTTTTAAAAGTCGCAATCCTAATGCAACCACCCAACTCAATTGtaaatgaactgaaatgaaaGAGGAAGTGCCTAATTTTAACCAAATATCCACCTGGAGACATGTGAGTGTTTATCTTCTTGAGTGGGCCAATGCTGCTGATTGTGAAGCAATGGTACAAGTTAAAGTATGGTAAAAGAAGTGTGTTCCAATGTCCTTTTCTACATTTTCTGAATTGTAAAGGCACTATTTTAACAAAATGTTCATAATgttcatgtaaataaatgtaaaatgttgggATTAAAAACCAGGAGTTacaattttgtgatttttacctTTGAAATAACAGTAAACTACTGGCATGGTGGATTAAGTACTGTAGCAATACTTTCAGAACTGTTCATAGTTTGTGCTGGTGTCACCATCTCTGAACCTATTTGTACTTCATTGTACTCTCAAGCCACGTTACATCAGGAGggaacaaacttttttttcactgagggacacattttaaaacattcccAACAAAGGGCCACTGACCAGGTTTTCAATACAGTGGATTACTCAAATGGATACATTTAACATGTTTGGACAGACCCGCTTGGGCCATGAGGCCTGCCCTGAAGACCAACAGAACTTaatctgagggccacatttgacccctGGACCCCTGGACCCCTGTTGTTTCagtaatacagatttttttaaagtagaAATTTCAGGATGTCGATGTTAAATCCAGGGCTAGCAAACCTGTTGTAATTTCCAATTTTGCCACCAGTTTTCACCAAATGACCGCAAAAAACACATCAccttcataataaataaataaattaaaatatatatatatatatatatgtgtgtgtgtgtatatatatatttttcttttgtgtgtgatatatatgcatatatatctatatatgcatacatatgtatgtatgtgtgtatatatatatacacacacgtatgtgtatacatacatacatacatacatacatacatacatacatacatacatacatacatacatacatacatacatacatacatacatacatacatacatacatacatacatacatacatacatacatacatacatacatacatacatacatacatacatacatacatacatacatacatacatacatacatacatacatacatacatacatacatacatacatacatacatacatacatacatacatacatacatacatacatacatacatacatacatacatacatacatacatacatacatacatacatacatacatacatacatacatacatacatacatacatacatacatacatacatacatacatacatacatacatacatacatacatacatacatacatacatacatacatacatacatacatacatacatacatacatacatacatacatacatacatacatacatacatacatacatacatacatacatacatacatacatacatacatacatacatacatacatacatacatacatacatacatacatacatacatacatacatacatacatacatacatacatacatacatacatacatacatacatacatacatacatacatacatacatacatacatacatacatacatacatacatacatacatacatacatacatacatacatacatacatacatacatacatacatacatacatacatacatacatacatacatacatacatacatacatacatacatacatacatacatacatacatacatacatacatacatacatacatacatacatacatacatacatacatacatacatacatacatacatacatacatacatacatacatacatacatacatacatacatacatacatacatacatacatacatacatacatacatacatacatacatacatacatacatacatacatacatacatacatacatacatacatacatacatacatacatacatacatacatacatacatacatacatacatacatacatacatacatacatacatacatacatacatacatacatacatacatacatacatacatacatacatacatacatacatacatacatacatacatacatacatacatacatacatacggtGGCAAAAGTGGAAATTacaacagattttttatttttttttatttggttgaaGAAAAGCACTTCACTCAGTGTCTGGACAACAAAAACTTATCAATCCAACAGTTTAAGATCTAACATAAAACACAGAGGTAAGGCATCAACAcatagaaaacataaaaatgtttaactaaatatttgatacaaaaataaaatgaaatgaggtTATTTGCATAGAGGTGATCAAATTGACTCAATATTTTCCCCATTATTACAGCGTCATGTTCACAAGAGGGTTTAGTTGTGAATCGGctgaaaaccaggactaatccaggatttAGCCAAAACTACTCCAGGATTTAGCCAGGATTTAGTCAGAtcctagaactaaaccaggatttggCCAAGACTCTTTCCTTATGTTTAGGAGCAAACTGGAACAGGTCTTTCTTAGTCCAATATGCGTGACAGACTTgtttttaagccagatgcccttcctattACTACCAGCTACATGCAAGAGTTTAATGAGGTggtgtggatgaagtgtcttgctcgaggACAAAAATTCACCGCTATTCCTCGACTTTCTGTCCTGATATATACGTTTctaaataatttataataattcCAACACTGTTTAATctctaaacacataaaacaacattttacacaaagagGTTCATATATGACAGATTTGGTATGAATTAAGGTGGCAATGACAAATACATTGATCTAACAGATTGCGTTCACGTTTAAGTTTTTTGATCatcatgtcataatttcagatggagggctgGGGTCTATGTAACTCtgagagattcactgtttttagaagaaatatccaaacttatgatccacaaatgttgaaacatatcattatttgtttgagaTTGGCTCCAAAAACATGCCATATTACCATAATCATGtgtcttaaagtcctttcatcTGACAATAGTCACACCTTTGGTACTCCTTTCTGaaactattgtgaaaaaataattccacttttgtttatttatagtgacagagaagacattgaactttgtgtccatttttgttccatgtggataggcccaggaACAACAGGGATATTAACCGTAACCATTaacctccagctccattttaaactatataGATTGCAGCATGTTTTAATGTCACGTGAAACCAACctattgcattattcattcactttctTTACTGGTGTTAAGCTATACTGCAGCCCAACAGCAGCgaaacatcacattcacacaggCCAGgtagg from Periophthalmus magnuspinnatus isolate fPerMag1 chromosome 3, fPerMag1.2.pri, whole genome shotgun sequence includes:
- the katnb1 gene encoding katanin p80 WD40 repeat-containing subunit B1; protein product: MAAVGSTKISWRLQEFEAHTSRVSCLSLGKSSGRLLATGGEDCRVNIWAVSKANCIMSLTGSKSPVECLQLNASEEQVVAGSQSGSIKIWDLEAAKILRTLMGHKANITSLGCHPLSENFLASSSMDTNIKLWDVRRKGYILRYQGHTDAVRSLAFSPDGKWLASASDDCTVKLWDLGAGKAITEFKAHSGAVNIVKFHPNEYLLASGSADRTIKLWDLEKFSMVGSLEGDTSAVRCVFFSPDGACLYSGSSDTLRVFGWEPDRCFDVVSVGWGKVSDLSICNQQLIGASHQLSTVSTFVVDLKRVKNSGGAVIQGIIQDDQPLSAPSEPKGGVLRRSYERPTTSCTTQRVKKNSEGDRHSPEGERCSPSEDEGDEKLSSAEIHNADDYKEIFQPKNAISRTPPKFSEPFPAPPEDETVLGISCKMKHIAPFSEKQQVPPIAQSTPVQRVEPTVVSWTKRSPPPADPPTAWPPSPPVASAPVASAPVASAPVTSAPVPSAPVTIPAPGVTKTRPHPPPQHHPPKIILSSRNEPIGLNVADFLPASANNRPGGLSEEEALSQIKKGHDTMCVMLSSRHKNLETVRGVWAREDIKRALDTAVSMNDLAIVVDILNIINLQPAIWKLDLCMTVLPQIDKLLQSKYESYMQTGCTSLKLVMRHFWSLISDTLKATPSVGVDITREERHQKCRVCCKQLKNLSNIVKNKSSYVGRHGSVFKELQLLMAPLDDAL